From the genome of Syntrophorhabdus sp.:
GCCGGGAAATTGGGGTACACAAGCCTCCTCTGCGGCGTCGCTGTCCCTCCGGAGAGACTTGAAGATATCTCCGGCGCCGTGAGCAGGGAAGCGGGAGTGACCCACAATTACGAACGCGAAGGGGAACTGAACCTCTGGTTCACCGTTACGATGGAAAGAAAGGAAGATATCGAAAGGTTCCTCACGACGCTGGAAGATGCCTTTTCCGTCACCATTCAACGCTTCCCTGAAAAACGGACCTTCAAGATACGGACCCGTTTCTCCGTACCCGAAGACTAAAAACTGCCAGGAAGGAGAGGCATGACCGAGAACACATCCGCCGCTGCGTACAAGCGCGTCTTCCTCGTCGATGGACATTCCTATCTCTACCGCGCCTTCTACGCGACACCGCACCTTTCCAACTCACGGGGGGTTCCCACGAATGCCATCTATGCCTTCGTGGGCATGATCCGGAAGCTCATCGCCAGCGAGAACCCCGACAATCTCATCGTCGTCTTTGACGCCCGGGGTCCCTCCTTCAGGGAGGAGATATCCAGGGAGTACAAGGCGCAGCGGCCGGCAATGCCCGACAACCTTTCCCTCCAGGTGCCTTTCGTCAAAGAGGTCATCGATGCCATGGGGCTGCCCGTTGTGGAAAAGGAGGGTTTTGAGGCGGACGATATCATCGCCACCATCACGGAGCATCTGAAGACCAGGGACAACGTGATGACCTTTATCGTTACGGGCGACAAGGACATGATGCAGCTCGTGGGTGACAGGGTCCGCATCCTCGACTCAATGAAGAACGTTGTCATAGGCGAGGCGGAGGTGATCGAAAAGTTCGGTGTCCCGCCCCGGAATATCGTGGATTATCTCTCGCTCTGCGGCGACACCTCCGACAATATCCCGGGAGTGCCGGGCGTCGGCGAGAAAACGGCACGCGAACTCGTCTCCTCGCTGGGGTCAGTCGAAAATATCTATGCCCGCGTCGACGAGATGAAGAGGAAGGCGGTCAGGGAAAGGCTCATCGCGGGACGGGAAAAGGCGGAAATGAGCAAGAAGCTGGCCACGCTCAGGTACGACGTCCCCATCGAGGCCGGTGTGGAAGGCCTGGCCGCAAGGCCGCCTGACGTCGAAGCCCTCCGCAGGTTGTACAGGGAACTGGAATTCACCGCCCTTTACCGCGAGGTCCGCGTGCAAGGGAAGGAGAAGAAGGATGTGAAGGAGAAGGCGCTCGCCGACCTGGCGACGGACCGCGTGTCAATAGCCGGCTCCTTCCGGGGAAAGAATGCCGGCGACCGGGAGATTCTGGCCTTTGCCGCTTTCGACGGCGAAGGGGTCTTCCTCTCTGACGACGTTGCCGACCTGGCGGTGGTCCTTCGCAACGCGAAGGAGGTGATAGGGCACGATCTGAAGGCATTCTTCGTGGTCGCGGGCGATCTCCTCCAGGAGAAGAAGGTCTTCGACACCATGCTCGCCGCCTATCTCGCGAACCCTCTGCGCAAGGATCTCGCGCCGGGACCGATAGTGGAAGAATATCTCGATGCCGACATATCAGCAGCGGATGCGGCATCATCCCTTCGTGGCCTCGCCGCCTGTCTTCCCGACCTTGCCGACGCCCTCCGGGCACGGTTGCATGAACTTGAGCTGTCGGACCTTTTCTTCGGCACGGAATTGCCCCTCGTCGCGGTGCTCGCCGACATGGAGAAGGCCGGCGTCAGGATCGACAGGCGCAAGCTCGGTGAACTGTCGCGCGATCTCGACCACCGTCTCACGGAGATCGTGAAGGACATCTATGCTCATTCCGGCGAACCCTTTAACATAAACTCCCCGCAGCAGCTCAGCCGGGTGCTCTTCGAGGTCCTGGGACTCACCCCCGTCAAGAAGACCAAGACAGGCTTCTCAACGGACACGTCGGTCCTGGAGGCACTCTCCGGGAGCCATCCCCTGCCCGGCAGGATCCTCGAGTACCGCACGCTCGCGAAACTGAAGAACACCTATGTCGACGTCCTGCCCACGCTCATTAACCCCCGCACGGGAAGGATACACACCACCTTCAACCAGATGGTCGCCGCCACGGGACGGCTTTCGAGCAGCGACCCCAATCTCCAGAACATTCCTGTACGGGGGCAGGAAGGGCCAAAGATCCGCG
Proteins encoded in this window:
- a CDS encoding Lrp/AsnC family transcriptional regulator, giving the protein MSKAFVKEMDAIDRRMLNILQEDFPLAERPFEAIGAKVGLTEEETRKRVKSLKDRGYIRRIGPVLDAGKLGYTSLLCGVAVPPERLEDISGAVSREAGVTHNYEREGELNLWFTVTMERKEDIERFLTTLEDAFSVTIQRFPEKRTFKIRTRFSVPED
- the polA gene encoding DNA polymerase I, whose product is MTENTSAAAYKRVFLVDGHSYLYRAFYATPHLSNSRGVPTNAIYAFVGMIRKLIASENPDNLIVVFDARGPSFREEISREYKAQRPAMPDNLSLQVPFVKEVIDAMGLPVVEKEGFEADDIIATITEHLKTRDNVMTFIVTGDKDMMQLVGDRVRILDSMKNVVIGEAEVIEKFGVPPRNIVDYLSLCGDTSDNIPGVPGVGEKTARELVSSLGSVENIYARVDEMKRKAVRERLIAGREKAEMSKKLATLRYDVPIEAGVEGLAARPPDVEALRRLYRELEFTALYREVRVQGKEKKDVKEKALADLATDRVSIAGSFRGKNAGDREILAFAAFDGEGVFLSDDVADLAVVLRNAKEVIGHDLKAFFVVAGDLLQEKKVFDTMLAAYLANPLRKDLAPGPIVEEYLDADISAADAASSLRGLAACLPDLADALRARLHELELSDLFFGTELPLVAVLADMEKAGVRIDRRKLGELSRDLDHRLTEIVKDIYAHSGEPFNINSPQQLSRVLFEVLGLTPVKKTKTGFSTDTSVLEALSGSHPLPGRILEYRTLAKLKNTYVDVLPTLINPRTGRIHTTFNQMVAATGRLSSSDPNLQNIPVRGQEGPKIRESFVPADGCLLLSSDYSQIELRVLAHLSGDEDLIATFHRDEDIHSTVARDVFGVTTGSVTQDMRRAAKVINFGIIYGMSAFGLARELGVGQREAQEYIDSYFERHRAVREFMDGVIEEARTKGFVRTLLGRMRFIPELVNSDPAVRQLGERVAMNTPIQGTAADIIKMAMINIHRAIRLKGLSSRLILQIHDELLFEVAPDETDPVKQLVREEMEKVIELRVPLTVSIGIGHSWAEAH